DNA from Onthophagus taurus isolate NC chromosome 2, IU_Otau_3.0, whole genome shotgun sequence:
aaattgaagaaaattgattttcatcAGGTTACTAAAACCATCTTTTggaacatttcaaaattacttGGTAAGaatcaattttgtatttaatactAGTTTTAAGTAACGATGAAGAAAACTATAATCCTTTAAAGATTACTTCAGATATTTGCTGTAAATAACATCTTTAACGCAAGTGCCATCTTTTAAAGACTGTCGGTACTACAAGAATATAGCTTTCTTTCCGAAAGGTATTGCAACTTGTCCAAGTTACCGAGAGATGGCAAAAAGCGATTAAGAGGTTAAGAAGGGGGCGATGTTACGAATTATTAAGGAATGGCATCTAAACAACCGAACGaacttttctaatttattcATAATATCAAAGCTGAGTCAAACTAAGGCATTCAACTCGTCGTATTATGGTGAGAAAGTCTTTGTCTTCATTACGTGTTCCGCTCAATggcttttctttattaattaacacacctttaattaatacatataaGTTCAGGAGTTAATGTCAGAAATTCGGCACTTTTGTATCATATTCTACTCGTTTATGTATCTATGGTACTAGTTCCATCAAATTTAGAGCAAGCCAAACAGATATTATTTAAGCCCCTGTTTTCTTCATTGTCGTTAATTGATTACTTTGTGTTGACATAAttctttgaatttaaaaaatttaatcgttGATTTAAGAATGGAGGTTGGGTTGCAGGGAACATGATTGAATACTTAGAAGTATCACTAAAGATATAAGACTAGATTATTAGATACTGTTGATGAAGGACATTACAAATTGGTAAAAATTATGTATTACtgacagaagactagatactgcttatTGCTAAATACTTGTAGTCTAGAGGTCTATATACCACAGGTGAAACTGAAACTCAGATGATTTTAATACTAGATTGGATACCACTCTCAAAAACTATTCTCTGGTGACAAAAGGCTAGATATTGATaacagaagattagataccacgaagagaaagaaaacaaagatttacaaaacaaaaaaattaaaatcattaaccTTTATTAAAGTTCAATAATTTACTACAGGCATAACAgagtgaaaaataaataaaattcatatCGTAATTTGatcctttaattaaaatttaaggtCGAATCGTTGTGGAACTGCCTGGGTAGTAAGCGGAATAAGCCATATTTTGGGCTCCATTCTCCGATGCGGAGTTTCCGTTCCAAATCCTAGCATATGGGCCACCGGATGGTTCCCAACCTGGTTCGTAGGAACTGGGGGTGGATGTCATTGGGGCTCCGTATACGGGCATTGGAGGTTCTGGTGGTGCCATCGGGGTCATGCTCATTGGCATAGGCATACCTAAtgaataatcattaaaaattaaattaatggtcataaaaaaaattaattatattaccAGATTTGGACACTAATTGGTAGATAACGAATCCTAAGACGATAGCGATAGCTAATTTACTGAGAATGAGGGCTTTGATAGCCTTGAACTTGACGATAGCGAGGATAATTGGCATCAAAgctttcattttcaattttaggaGGAGTAAAGCTGGGAAAAGGAGTTTCTTTTTAAGTAATCCTCTACTTTGGTCGTCGCTTGATTCGAGATCTAATCCGGTTTTCGGGTTGTAGATCATATCCATCTTTCCGAAGATCATTTCTGGCATCCTATATCTTATTTCGTGAGTGTTGAGGACTCGGGCTGCCCTTTTGAAAATAGCGGCATCGACGTTCTGTAATAAATAGTGTTTAGTAGAAATTATTTTACTGGTTCGTACAAAAGGGAAACTGCGGTTTAACATTGGATTTTACACGTTATGTAACTTCCATGTTCTTCTGTGGACGGTAGAGTTAATCGCTACCGAGCAGAAGTTGTGCAATAAATTGAAGGAAATCTAATTGAAAAAAAGTGTTTGCCGATATAATTGTTGATATAttagataaaataattataaatttgtaacaaaaaaaataagttaccTTCATATCTCGGGCGGATTCGCTTTGAATATTCAAAAGATTATCTAAATATCCAAGAACTTCTTGCTTTACACATCCCATATCAGCACAATTTGTAACAACGGTGCTGACTAGTTCTTCACCACTCCTGGCGGTGTTAGCCAAAACGTAACCGCTCAAAGCGAGCACGAGTACTACTGTGGTCTGCCTGAACATGTTGATTGTTTGTCAATGGTGTCTCTGAAAAGTGTGGGTGCGGTTATATATCGACAGTCAACGGGTTAGGGGATCGCTTGTGAGCAGTATATTAATTGGCACCCAAATACTACGAAGCTCCGGCGACTTTATATGGCTATGGTTCCGCTAGGAAGATCCGGTGCACATTGTTGGACGTAGTCTCGTCCCAATTGGGCTTTAAATATTTCGTTGGGACGTGAGCTTGCATTTTACACTAGACTACGTTTTCACTAGATACCcgatatgaattttaaattttactctGAAAAGTAAATGATTTGAGATTCAAAGAACCGAACGTATTTTGCAAATTGGATTGGGTGCGtggtttgatttattttttagaatttggtaaataaaataatatttgttttaataattcacttaaattctttaatttaatgatCAAATCGATTTTTGCCTATAAAAAAGGAGGTTAACTTCTACCTTCTAATTTATGATAGAGTTAGTAAATattgtttgattataaaagtttACAAACACTTTAAAAACCAGTAATTCCTTCTATTTTAGGAAataagaagcgatttatgtctcaaattaaagctgaaacattctagtttatgataaaatcaggaaattgataataaaatttctgagaaacaaatttttgaaaaaagttcCAAAATAAGGTTTTCTCCGATTcttacaaaaactttaaaaataaacagctactttaattttaagagaTAAATGGcggtttatatcttaaatgaatGCTGAAAcgttctagtttatgataaaatcTTGAAATAATATACTTTGGTGATAAAATTTCTgagaaatataatttttgaaaagtgtttcaaaataaagtttgccCCGATTACTTAAAATGCAgcaaacacttaaaaaaatagcaaCTGCTTTAAATCTAGCAGATAAAAAGAACTTGCTAAAGAACACAAAAAAGCTTAAAAgctttgagaaaaaaattttttgaagagAGTTCTAAATTTGTCTAAAAAGAGAACTTTCTAAAATTCTACCTTCATTATTTTTAGAGAACCAAAATTAACTTATACCTTAAAGTGCAGTTGAAACAGTACAGTTTGTGATACAATTAGTAAATAGTATTGAttgattataaaagttttgagaaaaaattgtttgagtAAAGTtcataaaattaagttttgttcgatttttaaaaaaataacaagaacGATTCAAAATATTCTAGGTGCGATAGAAATCTCTTCTGGTATGGTATACTTAATAATAATGCGAATAATAAACGTTCCcataaaatatctattaataCAATGACATAAACAACAAGAAAACctgaagttaattttataacaattattttatattaatttctaTTCACACCTTGATAATTAACCTGATTATCTATTAAGGAGAATTGTGTTAATCGACATGTTATGCTTCATcacataaaatgtttaattaaaattttttattataaataattattgaaaagataaattaaaaaaaataaaataactttcaatcaatttattaacaaaatcttcaaaataaataatttaaatacaattataACACTCATTGAGTGTAAGCCGAATAAGCCATTTGTTGAGCTTCATCTCCAATTGACCTCTTACGATGAACTTCCCATGGTCCATGGGTAGCAATGGGAGGATGAGCATCTGCAGCTAATTTCTTACAAAGTTGATAAACAGCCAACGAAATAGAAATAACGAATGTAACAAACGAAAGTTGAAGGGCGTTCCATGTCTTCAAACCTAATACTCCCAAAGCTAAAGGAATCAATGTGATGACTTTAAGGAGTACAATAATGAAGATAGGGACAAAGATTTTCTTGAGTTTGTGTTTCTTGCCTCGTTCTTCAACTTCGTTATCGtgcatcttcaattttaagtttaactCGTCATGGTCTAAGTCTCTTCCTTCGAAAGTGAGTTTTCCGAGGAATGGGAGGTTGAAATCGGCGTCATAGGATTTTAGGAAATGAGAAACTGTGTGTTCCAAACTTCTTCCggtttcttcattttcttcggTAGAATGGTAGTTGTTTTTGTGGATATCCAAATATTCgctaatctaaaataaaaaatgtagtaaacTTATAGAATAGATTGGGTAATCGTATTTAGAATCGGCTTACTCCTAAGTCATCGACTTCGTGATTTCTATTAATGTTCTTCGCGGGCAACGAAGAACAGTTTGCAACTGTTACGAATACTAAAATagttataaaagtcttcattGTCGTTCGAGGAGTAGTTGACAACTGTGTAATTTTGGCGGAACCGGCAAGTATTTATGCAGAAGCCCCACTGAAAGTGGTAGTATGTGCCAGTTTTACCAAACATATTTGGACATAGTGGAACGGCTGATAGGATATAGGAAGCTACGATTATTTCGTATGTAGTTGATGTCGCCACCACAGTCTTTGTATATGGTATGTATGTCTGTTCCAAAATGTCTTTTGGACTAgattataaacataaatttctttttgattaccctaaaatataattaagattaataagtattgaatgaaataattaaaatacttaaagatttttttcattatatacaggtaaaataattatttatacttattattattatattacttATTACATAACCTTTACAAGAAGTTATTGCAAAGAAGAATTTAGTCCATTAAATTAATAGAGTAATATGCATGAAATGTTTTGCAAGTTTCTTAAACAACTCTCACccatttgtataaaaataataaaaaattgttggaggctgtataaaaaaataaaaaattgaaaaatattttaattttaagaaattacgGAATTAATAGAATCTATTACTTCAATTTTGATCATCCATTTggaaatttcttattaaataagaagcatttattattattattattattaaagttcaaatattttaattaacatataAAGGTAGAGGAGTGTTATAGTTACCGGttaaacaacaacaaattatttattatttatttattttattttttaaaaagaggGTTCTTGGAGAATGCTGCGCATCTGAgtggttgaatttaaaatgttggtgTGGCCAGAACCTCAAAAAGAGGTAGTGCTGGGGATAAAATGTGATTTCGGACCCCTATGTTAAATCTTATGGGATTTGGGTCCAGAACGCACATAACGATAGTACTCATATTTTCTGGATAGCACTTTTCTCTCAATATGGTGATCAATGTGGTGATCACAATGGTAATCTgcttatcaaaattaaatgaaaataagaatccaaaaaatgtttcaccTATGTTTGTGGGACAAAATAATAGATTGCTTTACAGTACATACTGCTTACATAAGACTAACACATAACTACATAACACTAGAACCTGTTTTCAGGAAACTAAGCGTTGCTTATTGGAGATTGTATATAAGAATGGGCACTGCTTTCAGAAGAATACATGTTGTTgacaaaagactagatattgctaatTGAAGACTAGGTAATAACGGCATAAGACTAggtactgcttgcagaagacctCATACTGTTACATCGATGCTAAACATCGTTAATAGAAAGTCTAGACTAGACTCATTATTCCCAAATATCGAGGTGTATTACGCTTACTCAAATCAGCTAAGGACAGAAGAAAGCAGAAGTCATTAGGTTTACTTTGCTAGATTACATCATAACCAAATTGTCAGAAGTTTAAAATTAGGAATTAATATAGTTAATTACTTCTCAAAGGAGTTGTTGACTCTACTTGTACGCTAAATAAGTTCATCGAGatgtaattaaaacaaacaataaaatttcaaatcataaataatttatttttaattctcaatttaaataaataacataattcaagGTTGATAAGCAGAATAAGCCATCTTTTGACCGTtcatttcttcattatcaACGATCATAGATCTAGCAGCATAACCATCCCAAGCACCATGTCCTGAAATTTGTGGAGCAGCGACGTGATCGGAAGCCAATTTCTTGCACAATTGGAATACAGCCATAGCgaccgatacaacaaatgagaAGAAGGATAATTGGAGGGCGTTCCATGCTTTCAATCCTAAAACACCAAGAACTAAGGGGATAATAGTCATGGCTTTTAATAAGATGAAGACGAGGATTGGTACGAAGATTTTCTTAAGTTTGGATTTTCTGGCTTGAACTTCATTTGGGTTAGAAAAGGATAGTTTAAGATTTAATTCATCTTCGTCTAAGTTTCTTCCTTCGAGGGTAATTTTGGAGTTTACCAAAGGCAAATCGAAGGTGACATCATGAGATTTCATGTAGTTTTCAATCTTTTCATCGAAAGATGAACTCCTGGCTTCGATTTCGTTGGATCTGTAAGTGTTTCTATTGATGGTGACGTGATCtgaaatctaaaaaaatttattaatttttatttgttcttaaacatttaatttttatttttttaccctGTAGGTATCTTTTTGGAACATATTTTCCATAAAAGACATCGCCCTGTACTTGATACATGAAATCACATCCTGGTTATTACACATCGATCTCATCTCTTCGATGGTATTTCCGAATAGCGAAGCGGGATTAAATGTTGGCGATGCATTTCCACTTGCAATCATCCCCAAAATCAAAACGAAAGCAAACCTGGATGCCATGACTAGTACCAATGAGCTGATTTCTTAACACCTAGGACTCAACTAATACAACTACGACTGTCCTAAGCTTTTTATTCCTTCGTCCAAATCGAAATCATATCATTGTGGGTGGGGTTGAGTCGATGATTACTACGAAAACGGTTCGTCGTAGTTCCGTgctagattttatacgattgtATTTGGTGAAGCTTCCATATTGTAGTCGGAAACGTGACGGTAATAACCAAAAGGCGCCAACGAAGAAGACGTTGCAATCGAACAAGGACACACGTGTTTGTATTCATAAGTCATCGAAGGGTCGGTATTTGGGTTCATTTTGCTTTTCTTGGTTGGCACTGGCACCGGATTTTAGTTTCTATGAACCAGATCTACTTCGACTACTTTATTTGTAGGTATGTTGATAGTACAATTTGAAATTGTGAATTGTTTGATGGATTAAAAGAAAAGTAGTTAAATGGGTTAATAAATGTATGTATGCTATGTGGTTAAAGAAATGATTGAGtattgaaattgtttttttatttgaggTCAGAATTTTTCAGGCACATTTAAACAAgcatgttaattatttttataaataaggaGTAACGTATAGTGGTGAAATATCTCTAAATATTCCACATATTTAATCGGCTTTTTCTGATTTTTGAGGGatgtatttaatataatatttataagataTTTGGGGATCACTATCGAATTAATCGCGATTGGATCAAATACTTCATAATCGCATATCCTCTGGCAACCCGAATTTGTGTCTTGTTTGAGTTCAAGATGGTCTACATTAAAGATACCATTCATTCAAGGATACCTCTTAGAAGAGCATTAAGTAattataaaagattaaaaacaaattatattttattgtgtCCAAATACTTTCATAATTGTATATAATactataattattgtttttatttctaaaaatatattttctcttCAAAATTTAGAACATGTCTATATGAGAGATTGAAATTGTTCTCTTTTTGATCTTATTCTTCGTTAAATTTTCAAGGattcataataatttaatttattattttgatatgatttaatttagcatcagaataatttttaaatattttcaggaaAAAAACTCAAATATAAAATcacatcaataatttattgaaataaataaaaaaacaataacgAATGTCGTCGAAATTACTGCATCCACGCATCGTAAGCCATTTCTTGAGCAGATCTTCCGTATCCAGTATCCCATCCATGAGGAGCAGCAGCAACATGATCAACATGATGGTGATCAAGATGTTGAGGATAATGCACAACTTCGTATGTGGTCacctaaaaaaatcgtttaaataatttctaaagTATTAAAAACGAATATTAAATTACTTTCGGTTTCGACAATTTAAAGATCAACATAGCTCCGGTTAACACCATGGACAAAAGGCCAAGAGTCAAAGCTTTCCAAGTTTTAAGAGCGATCAAGGCCAAAGCTAATGGAACTAAAACGGCCGTTTTGAATTTCAAACCCAACAAGAATGGGACGATGACCTTTTTAACGACTTTCGATCTTCCGGTTGCCGCGAGGGGCATTTGAAGATTTTCAGGTTGGAATGATCTGGGAAGGAGGGATGCTAAAGGACCTGAAGGTCTCAACACTTCTGGGACTTGAGCGATGAGATCGTGGGTTTGCAAGAACGTTTCGAACCGATCTAAAATATCTTCAGACATTCCACGTTGTTcctaaaaaacaataaaagcaTGATTAAACATAAACACAATTAACATTATATTAACTTACTTCTTTATCATCCGGATTATCTTTCTTGACGATAGCCAAATCATCAGTAATGTTAATCACCTCATCATTAACAACCGTAGATATCCAATTCAAAGCCTTTGGTTTCACACAACTTACGCTGAAATCTTGAAGACACGATTGATAAATA
Protein-coding regions in this window:
- the LOC111427506 gene encoding uncharacterized protein — encoded protein: MFRQTTVVLVLALSGYVLANTARSGEELVSTVVTNCADMGCVKQEVLGYLDNLLNIQSESARDMKNVDAAIFKRAARVLNTHEIRYRMPEMIFGKMDMIYNPKTGLDLESSDDQSRGLLKKKLLFPALLLLKLKMKALMPIILAIVKFKAIKALILSKLAIAIVLGFVIYQLVSKSGMPMPMSMTPMAPPEPPMPVYGAPMTSTPSSYEPGWEPSGGPYARIWNGNSASENGAQNMAYSAYYPGSSTTIRP
- the LOC111427116 gene encoding uncharacterized protein; the protein is MASRFAFVLILGMIASGNASPTFNPASLFGNTIEEMRSMCNNQDVISCIKYRAMSFMENMFQKDTYRISDHVTINRNTYRSNEIEARSSSFDEKIENYMKSHDVTFDLPLVNSKITLEGRNLDEDELNLKLSFSNPNEVQARKSKLKKIFVPILVFILLKAMTIIPLVLGVLGLKAWNALQLSFFSFVVSVAMAVFQLCKKLASDHVAAPQISGHGAWDGYAARSMIVDNEEMNGQKMAYSAYQP
- the LOC111427115 gene encoding uncharacterized protein, whose translation is MKTFITILVFVTVANCSSLPAKNINRNHEVDDLGISEYLDIHKNNYHSTEENEETGRSLEHTVSHFLKSYDADFNLPFLGKLTFEGRDLDHDELNLKLKMHDNEVEERGKKHKLKKIFVPIFIIVLLKVITLIPLALGVLGLKTWNALQLSFVTFVISISLAVYQLCKKLAADAHPPIATHGPWEVHRKRSIGDEAQQMAYSAYTQ
- the LOC111427605 gene encoding uncharacterized protein gives rise to the protein MSGFKYIVASLALINAVSANPSAVDLAQDIYQSCLQDFSVSCVKPKALNWISTVVNDEVINITDDLAIVKKDNPDDKEEQRGMSEDILDRFETFLQTHDLIAQVPEVLRPSGPLASLLPRSFQPENLQMPLAATGRSKVVKKVIVPFLLGLKFKTAVLVPLALALIALKTWKALTLGLLSMVLTGAMLIFKLSKPKVTTYEVVHYPQHLDHHHVDHVAAAPHGWDTGYGRSAQEMAYDAWMQ